From Spirosoma aerolatum, one genomic window encodes:
- a CDS encoding UvrD-helicase domain-containing protein yields the protein MFKVYSSSAGSGKTYTLTKEYLKLALRPDVKDDYFRHILAVTFTNAAANEMKNRILERLSDMAGEKELPLLDELVVELYGTASDSDGFEIAKATLRRKAASVFRTILHRYADFSVTTIDSFTQRIVMAFTDELGLPYSFEVELETDEVLELAIDNLIEKAGTEEMEEITTILGEYYTHVAAEGKSWNQLPEVLKEFGRNLTSDQFYESVNAAQELSPAALRIIREQLIHHNQQIEADIVGCGQRAWELITSAGLSEADFAYGLSGVAGFIKAVAEGNAQKEPGTRVYNAIQKGEWYGKKTPLPVQGMIDAMTDELTDCLTQINTIREKSGREVTLFECLLPHLQKLALLKQMRVEFDELLRKDGRVHISEFNKKILSIVASEPVPFLYERLGVRYNHILIDEFQDTSRLQFANLLPLIENALGGDHFNLAVGDGKQAIYRFRGGDMDQIVALHRRDLTTLKEAHNPESWTAERIEMLDGHLQPEVLNTNWRSAEPIVRFNNDFFEFTARRFEHQHPKVADIFDPERQFHQTPSPRARQAGHVQLDFVVKEEDADKDLTTLMLEKTIEHLNRSLADGYRYGDIAILCRKKSQAKALANELNARQIPLVSADSLSLEFSDPVKWLVTFMQVLQRPDQRMLRYEMLYLFHRVVQGIFPDDALTEKLRAVAEGPMLAMYDYLAEQGYALDVYALGQLNPYELAERLTAQFGLFNQAEHNPFLFRFLDEVLTFNQKRSGHLSDFLLYWESVRQKISVEGNTRNAVSIQTIHKSKGLEFPVVIIPFANWRVEPINDSTIWLNLNQIQADVLTHSTDKGQSTRLLTAPVNATGKLRGTPEPVAAQYEEEITRTFLENMNLLYVAFTRPTDRLYVISEARDFGKGPQNTVGHWLHGFLRDSEVARNCGCAWQDGLYSYPVSLCADVWSHKAVEEPLDEIVLNNIVSGHRGQDLQLRRLADRIFDVATFEHTRERDRKLCAALSLIKGPETIDLVLRRLVSEGLVRKVECELMKDNLLAIISHPDLINLFDSQLRIDTDRSILSSKRIHGAPHRVVHFPDGPVVLVQYESVAIAPTGYEADEYNEQARNPTASLKYFTSLYRDMGFPEVEGRLVYLAEIPVVVRV from the coding sequence ATGTTCAAAGTCTACAGTTCTTCGGCGGGGTCAGGTAAGACGTACACGCTTACCAAAGAATACCTGAAACTGGCGCTTCGGCCCGATGTGAAGGATGACTATTTCCGGCACATTCTGGCGGTAACGTTTACCAACGCGGCTGCCAATGAAATGAAGAACCGGATTCTTGAACGCCTTTCCGACATGGCCGGAGAGAAAGAACTCCCCCTGCTCGATGAACTGGTCGTTGAACTCTACGGCACAGCTAGTGATTCGGATGGGTTCGAGATTGCCAAAGCTACGCTTCGTCGAAAGGCGGCTTCAGTTTTCAGAACCATTCTGCATCGCTACGCCGATTTTAGCGTTACCACGATCGACTCGTTTACCCAGCGCATTGTCATGGCGTTTACCGACGAACTGGGTTTGCCCTATTCGTTTGAGGTCGAACTGGAAACCGACGAAGTCCTCGAACTGGCTATCGATAACCTGATCGAAAAGGCTGGAACCGAGGAGATGGAGGAAATTACTACCATTCTGGGTGAGTACTACACGCATGTAGCGGCCGAAGGAAAAAGCTGGAACCAACTGCCGGAGGTGCTGAAAGAATTCGGTCGCAACCTAACCTCCGACCAGTTTTACGAATCCGTCAATGCGGCTCAGGAACTTTCACCTGCTGCCTTGCGAATCATCCGGGAACAGTTGATCCACCACAATCAGCAGATTGAGGCCGACATTGTTGGTTGTGGTCAGCGTGCTTGGGAACTGATTACCAGTGCCGGTTTGTCAGAAGCTGATTTTGCCTATGGCTTGAGTGGGGTAGCGGGTTTTATTAAGGCTGTAGCCGAGGGAAATGCCCAGAAAGAACCTGGTACGCGGGTGTATAATGCCATTCAAAAGGGAGAGTGGTACGGAAAAAAAACACCGTTGCCTGTTCAGGGCATGATCGATGCTATGACCGATGAACTGACCGACTGCCTGACTCAAATCAATACAATCCGGGAAAAAAGTGGTCGTGAGGTTACCCTGTTCGAGTGCCTGTTGCCTCATTTACAGAAACTGGCCTTATTAAAGCAGATGCGGGTTGAGTTCGACGAGCTGCTACGAAAGGATGGTCGGGTACATATCTCCGAGTTTAACAAGAAAATCCTGTCTATTGTGGCCTCGGAGCCGGTCCCGTTTCTGTACGAACGGCTGGGGGTTCGGTACAATCATATATTGATCGACGAGTTTCAGGATACATCCCGACTACAATTTGCCAACCTGTTGCCCCTGATTGAAAATGCGCTCGGGGGCGATCACTTTAACCTGGCTGTGGGCGATGGGAAGCAGGCGATTTATCGCTTTCGGGGGGGCGATATGGATCAGATTGTAGCGCTACATCGCCGGGATTTGACAACACTGAAAGAAGCTCATAATCCCGAATCCTGGACCGCTGAACGGATTGAAATGCTCGACGGGCATCTACAACCTGAAGTCCTCAATACCAACTGGCGAAGTGCCGAACCAATTGTCCGGTTCAACAATGACTTTTTTGAGTTTACGGCTCGTCGGTTCGAGCATCAGCATCCCAAAGTAGCCGATATATTTGATCCAGAGCGACAATTCCATCAGACACCTTCGCCCAGAGCCCGGCAGGCTGGCCATGTGCAGCTCGACTTTGTGGTGAAAGAGGAAGACGCCGATAAAGATCTGACGACGCTGATGCTCGAAAAGACCATCGAGCACCTGAATCGATCGCTGGCCGACGGGTATCGGTATGGTGACATTGCCATTCTCTGTCGTAAAAAATCGCAGGCAAAAGCATTAGCCAATGAATTGAACGCCCGTCAGATCCCACTGGTTTCAGCCGATTCCTTATCGCTGGAGTTTTCGGACCCGGTTAAGTGGCTGGTGACCTTTATGCAGGTGTTACAGCGCCCCGATCAGCGAATGCTTCGTTACGAAATGCTGTATCTGTTTCACCGGGTTGTGCAGGGTATTTTTCCAGACGATGCCCTTACAGAGAAGCTGCGGGCTGTTGCCGAAGGCCCTATGCTGGCGATGTACGACTACCTGGCCGAACAAGGTTATGCGTTAGATGTGTATGCCTTAGGCCAGTTGAATCCGTACGAACTGGCGGAACGCCTGACGGCTCAGTTTGGGCTGTTCAATCAGGCGGAGCATAATCCCTTTCTGTTTCGGTTCCTGGACGAAGTGTTAACGTTCAATCAGAAACGGAGCGGTCATCTGAGCGATTTTCTGCTCTATTGGGAAAGTGTACGGCAGAAAATTTCCGTAGAAGGCAATACCCGCAATGCGGTAAGTATTCAGACGATTCACAAATCGAAAGGGCTGGAGTTTCCGGTGGTCATTATTCCTTTTGCCAATTGGCGGGTTGAGCCCATCAACGATAGCACCATCTGGCTTAATCTGAATCAGATTCAGGCGGATGTACTGACCCATTCGACCGATAAAGGCCAGTCCACTCGACTTCTGACAGCGCCCGTCAATGCAACCGGTAAACTGAGGGGGACTCCTGAACCCGTTGCGGCCCAGTACGAAGAAGAAATAACGCGTACGTTTCTGGAGAACATGAATCTGCTCTATGTGGCCTTTACCCGCCCTACCGACCGTCTGTATGTAATCAGCGAAGCCAGAGACTTTGGCAAAGGGCCTCAGAATACCGTTGGGCACTGGCTACATGGATTTCTGCGAGATAGTGAGGTGGCCCGTAACTGTGGTTGTGCCTGGCAGGATGGCTTGTATTCGTATCCGGTTAGCTTATGCGCCGACGTTTGGTCGCATAAGGCCGTTGAGGAGCCCCTGGACGAAATTGTACTGAACAATATTGTAAGCGGGCACCGGGGGCAGGATTTGCAATTGCGCCGACTGGCCGACCGTATTTTTGATGTGGCTACGTTTGAGCATACCCGTGAACGTGACCGAAAGCTTTGCGCGGCCCTGAGCCTGATCAAAGGCCCGGAAACAATTGATTTGGTACTACGTCGGCTCGTCAGTGAGGGATTAGTTCGCAAAGTTGAGTGTGAATTGATGAAAGATAATCTGCTGGCTATTATCTCGCATCCTGATCTGATTAATCTCTTTGATTCTCAGTTGCGTATAGATACCGACAGAAGTATTTTAAGTAGCAAGCGTATTCATGGAGCGCCCCACCGCGTTGTCCATTTTCCAGATGGGCCTGTTGTGCTGGTACAATACGAATCGGTAGCCATTGCACCGACTGGCTATGAAGCGGATGAGTATAACGAACAAGCCAGAAATCCGACGGCTTCATTAAAATACTTTACAAGCCTTTATCGCGACATGGGCTTCCCGGAAGTAGAGGGCCGATTGGTT